A window of Pseudomonas mucidolens contains these coding sequences:
- a CDS encoding YifB family Mg chelatase-like AAA ATPase codes for MSLAIVHSRAQIGVEAPAVTVEVHMANGLPSLTLVGLPETAVKESKDRVRSAILNSALQYPARRITLNLAPADLPKDGGRFDLAIALGILAASVQVPALMLDDVECLGELALSGEVRAVKGVLPAALAARKAGRTLIVPRANAEEACLASGLKVIAADHLLQVVAHLNGQVPIEPFKSDGLQYLNKPYPDLNEVQGQLAAKRALLIAAAGAHNLLFSGPPGTGKTLLASRLPGLLPPLSEQEALEVAAIQSVVSLAPLSHWPHRPFRQPHHSASGPALVGGGSKPQPGEITLAHHGVLFLDELPEFDRKVLEVLREPLESGHIVISRARDRVRFPARFQLVAAMNPCPCGYLGEPSGRCRCTPEQIQRYRNKLSGPLLDRIDLHLTVARESTALSPTRQIGDNTAMASVQVADARERQQRRQGCANAFLDLPGLRAHCQLQKVDEGWLEAACERLTLSLRAAHRLLKVARTLADLEQMEGIARHHLAEALQYRPAALG; via the coding sequence ATGTCCCTCGCCATTGTCCACAGCCGCGCCCAGATTGGCGTCGAGGCCCCCGCCGTCACGGTTGAGGTGCATATGGCCAACGGGTTGCCCTCCCTGACGCTGGTAGGCCTGCCCGAAACGGCCGTCAAGGAAAGCAAGGACCGGGTGCGCAGTGCCATTCTGAACTCCGCGCTGCAATACCCCGCGCGTCGTATCACCCTCAATCTCGCGCCCGCCGACTTGCCCAAGGATGGCGGGCGTTTTGATTTGGCGATCGCCCTGGGGATCCTGGCGGCCAGCGTGCAGGTGCCGGCGCTGATGCTGGATGACGTGGAATGCCTCGGTGAGCTGGCGCTGTCCGGCGAAGTACGTGCGGTGAAAGGTGTGCTACCAGCTGCGCTGGCGGCACGCAAGGCCGGACGCACCTTGATAGTGCCGCGCGCGAATGCCGAGGAAGCGTGCCTCGCCTCCGGCCTGAAGGTGATTGCAGCCGATCATCTGTTGCAAGTGGTGGCCCACTTGAATGGACAGGTGCCGATTGAACCCTTCAAGTCCGACGGCTTGCAGTACTTGAACAAACCTTACCCCGACCTGAACGAAGTCCAAGGCCAACTGGCGGCCAAGCGCGCGCTGTTGATTGCCGCAGCGGGCGCTCACAACCTACTGTTCAGTGGGCCGCCAGGCACCGGAAAAACCTTGCTCGCCAGCCGCCTGCCAGGTTTGTTGCCGCCCTTGAGCGAACAGGAAGCGCTGGAGGTCGCGGCGATTCAATCCGTGGTCAGCCTGGCGCCGTTGAGTCACTGGCCCCATCGACCGTTTCGCCAGCCGCACCATTCCGCATCGGGACCGGCGCTGGTGGGCGGCGGCTCTAAACCACAGCCCGGGGAAATCACCCTCGCCCACCATGGCGTGCTGTTTCTCGATGAACTGCCGGAGTTTGATCGCAAGGTGCTGGAAGTACTGCGCGAGCCGCTGGAGTCCGGGCACATTGTGATTTCCCGCGCTCGCGACCGGGTACGCTTCCCGGCGCGCTTTCAACTGGTGGCCGCCATGAACCCGTGCCCGTGCGGTTACCTGGGCGAGCCGAGCGGACGCTGCCGGTGTACCCCGGAACAAATCCAGCGCTATCGCAACAAACTCTCCGGCCCGTTGCTCGACCGCATCGACCTGCACCTGACCGTAGCCCGGGAAAGCACAGCGCTGAGCCCGACCCGACAGATTGGCGACAACACCGCCATGGCATCGGTGCAGGTTGCCGACGCGCGGGAGCGTCAGCAACGGCGCCAGGGCTGCGCCAATGCTTTCCTCGATCTGCCGGGGCTGCGTGCACACTGCCAACTGCAGAAAGTTGATGAAGGCTGGCTTGAAGCCGCCTGCGAGCGACTGACGTTATCGCTACGCGCGGCCCATCGGCTGCTCAAGGTAGCGCGCACCCTGGCGGATCTTGAGCAAATGGAGGGTATCGCCCGGCATCATTTGGCGGAAGCGCTGCAGTACCGGCCAGCGGCGCTCGGCTAA
- the glnK gene encoding P-II family nitrogen regulator → MKLVTAIIKPFKLDDVRESLSEIGVQGITITEVKGFGRQKGHTELYRGAEYVVDFLPKVKIDVAIDDKDLDRVIEAITKAANTGKIGDGKIFVVNLEQAIRIRTGETDTDAI, encoded by the coding sequence ATGAAGCTAGTCACTGCCATCATTAAGCCGTTCAAGTTGGACGATGTACGCGAGTCGTTGTCGGAGATCGGCGTGCAGGGCATTACCATCACTGAGGTCAAAGGCTTCGGTCGGCAGAAAGGTCATACCGAGCTGTATCGCGGCGCGGAATATGTAGTCGACTTCCTGCCGAAGGTGAAGATCGATGTCGCCATTGACGACAAGGATCTTGACCGGGTTATCGAGGCTATAACCAAGGCCGCCAACACCGGCAAGATCGGTGACGGCAAGATCTTCGTGGTCAATCTGGAACAGGCTATTCGCATCCGTACCGGCGAAACCGATACCGACGCAATCTAA
- a CDS encoding ammonium transporter, producing MTLRKFAGLGALLSIVMPSLAMAADEVAAPVLNSGDTAWMLTATALVLFMTIPGLALFYGGMVRSKNILSVMMQCFAITGLISILWVVYGYSIAFDTTGMEQGVVNFNSFFGGMGKAFLSGVTPDSLTGPAALFPEAVFITFQMTFAIITPALIVGAFAERMKFSAMLIFMAIWFTLVYAPIAHMVWSGDGGLMWDWGVLDFAGGTVVHINAGVAGLVACIVLGKRKGYPTTPMAPHNLGYTLIGAAMLWIGWFGFNAGSAAAANGTAGMAMLVTQIATAAAALGWMFAEWITHGKPSALGIASGVVAGLVAVTPAAGTVGPMGAVVIGLASGVICFFCATSLKRKLGYDDSLDAFGVHGVGGIVGAILTGVFAAPILGGFGTVTDIAAQVWIQAKGVGFTVIYTGIITYVILKVLDMVIGLRVSEEEEAVGLDLAEHNERGYNL from the coding sequence ATGACTCTGCGTAAATTCGCAGGGCTAGGAGCCCTGTTGTCCATCGTAATGCCCAGCCTGGCCATGGCGGCAGACGAAGTGGCGGCTCCAGTCCTCAACTCCGGCGATACCGCCTGGATGCTGACGGCCACCGCGCTGGTGCTGTTCATGACTATTCCTGGCCTGGCGCTGTTCTACGGCGGCATGGTCCGTTCCAAGAACATTCTTTCGGTGATGATGCAGTGCTTCGCCATTACCGGCCTGATCAGCATTCTGTGGGTCGTCTACGGCTACAGCATCGCGTTCGACACCACGGGCATGGAGCAGGGCGTCGTCAACTTCAACTCATTCTTCGGCGGCATGGGCAAGGCGTTCCTGTCGGGTGTGACCCCAGACAGCCTCACCGGTCCTGCGGCGCTGTTCCCGGAAGCGGTGTTCATCACCTTCCAGATGACGTTTGCGATCATTACGCCGGCGCTGATCGTCGGTGCGTTCGCCGAGCGCATGAAATTCTCCGCCATGCTGATCTTCATGGCCATCTGGTTCACCCTGGTGTATGCGCCCATCGCCCACATGGTCTGGAGCGGCGACGGCGGCCTGATGTGGGACTGGGGCGTGCTCGACTTCGCGGGCGGCACGGTGGTGCATATCAACGCCGGCGTGGCTGGCCTGGTGGCGTGCATCGTGCTCGGCAAGCGTAAAGGCTACCCGACCACACCGATGGCTCCGCATAACCTGGGTTACACCCTGATCGGCGCGGCCATGCTGTGGATCGGCTGGTTCGGCTTCAACGCAGGTTCTGCCGCGGCGGCCAACGGCACCGCCGGCATGGCGATGCTGGTCACGCAGATTGCTACTGCGGCGGCGGCACTGGGCTGGATGTTCGCCGAGTGGATCACCCACGGTAAGCCAAGCGCCTTGGGCATCGCCTCGGGCGTGGTGGCCGGCCTGGTGGCGGTTACCCCGGCTGCCGGCACCGTGGGCCCGATGGGCGCCGTGGTCATCGGCCTGGCGTCGGGTGTGATCTGCTTCTTCTGCGCCACCAGCCTCAAGCGCAAGCTGGGTTATGACGACTCGCTGGACGCTTTCGGCGTACACGGTGTCGGCGGTATTGTCGGCGCGATTCTTACCGGCGTGTTCGCGGCGCCGATACTGGGTGGTTTCGGCACGGTGACTGACATTGCCGCGCAAGTCTGGATTCAGGCCAAGGGCGTTGGTTTCACCGTGATCTACACCGGTATCATCACTTACGTCATTCTCAAGGTGCTGGACATGGTGATAGGGCTGCGTGTGAGCGAAGAGGAAGAGGCGGTGGGTCTCGACCTGGCGGAACACAACGAACGTGGCTACAACTTGTAA
- a CDS encoding methyl-accepting chemotaxis protein: MAGAVEEFSATSLNIADNMGNTERLAQENTQQTRIGRTSMQEASSSLEHIAVALNGTATVINTLGQRSQEIGGIVGVITAIAEQTNLLALNAAIEAARAGEQGRGFAVVADEVRNLASRTRQATDEISGMIQSIQQETGNAISTMEQGKVLMQEGLSRNADVASALERIDEQSRSAGQQFAAITTATQEQSSTATLLSSNLQSIALANSEQREVVSNLAITAKELETLAAGLRHEVDRFR; this comes from the coding sequence ATGGCCGGCGCGGTGGAGGAGTTCAGCGCTACTTCCCTGAACATTGCCGACAACATGGGCAATACCGAACGTCTGGCCCAGGAGAACACCCAGCAAACCCGGATCGGGCGGACCTCGATGCAAGAGGCGTCTTCGTCCCTGGAACATATCGCCGTCGCGCTGAACGGTACCGCCACGGTGATCAATACCCTCGGTCAACGTTCCCAGGAGATTGGCGGGATCGTCGGCGTGATCACCGCGATTGCCGAACAGACCAATTTGCTGGCGCTCAATGCGGCTATCGAAGCAGCGCGCGCCGGTGAGCAAGGTCGGGGCTTTGCGGTGGTGGCCGACGAAGTGCGCAACCTGGCATCGCGCACCCGCCAGGCCACCGACGAAATTTCCGGGATGATCCAGAGCATCCAGCAGGAAACCGGGAATGCCATCAGCACCATGGAGCAGGGCAAGGTGTTGATGCAGGAAGGTCTGTCGCGCAATGCCGACGTGGCGTCGGCACTGGAGCGGATCGACGAGCAAAGCCGCTCGGCCGGCCAGCAATTCGCCGCGATCACCACCGCGACCCAGGAACAGAGCAGCACCGCGACCTTGCTCAGCAGCAACTTGCAGAGCATTGCCCTGGCTAACAGTGAGCAGCGCGAAGTGGTGTCCAACCTGGCGATCACCGCCAAGGAACTGGAGACCCTGGCGGCGGGCCTGCGCCATGAGGTCGATCGGTTTCGCTGA
- the sutA gene encoding transcriptional regulator SutA, protein MSDDDLENDELEVGDEDDTEEGLEAAAEDVADDDSGDDAPVPAAKGKAKAAVSVDELPSVEAKNKERDALARAMEEFLAKGGKVQEVEANVVADPPKKPDNKYGSRPI, encoded by the coding sequence ATGAGCGACGATGATCTGGAAAACGACGAACTCGAAGTAGGTGACGAGGACGACACCGAAGAGGGGCTTGAGGCGGCTGCCGAAGACGTGGCAGATGACGACAGTGGCGATGATGCACCGGTCCCGGCCGCGAAGGGCAAGGCCAAGGCGGCTGTTTCGGTAGACGAATTGCCGAGCGTTGAAGCCAAGAACAAAGAGCGCGATGCGCTGGCCCGAGCGATGGAAGAGTTCCTCGCCAAAGGCGGCAAAGTGCAGGAGGTCGAGGCAAACGTGGTGGCCGATCCGCCGAAGAAGCCGGATAACAAGTACGGCAGCCGCCCTATCTAA
- a CDS encoding secondary thiamine-phosphate synthase enzyme YjbQ, whose protein sequence is MWQQSLITLRAKPRGFHLVTDELLAGLPELQACRVGLLHLWLQHTSASLTINENADPAVRRDFERFFNALVPQGAAGYEHNDEGPDDLPAHFKGSLLGCQLSLPIKAGRLAIGTWQGVYLGEHRDHGGARKVLATLHGDGA, encoded by the coding sequence ATGTGGCAACAGAGCCTGATTACCCTGCGGGCCAAGCCTCGGGGCTTTCATCTGGTAACGGACGAGTTGCTCGCCGGCTTGCCTGAGTTGCAGGCGTGTCGAGTCGGCCTGTTGCATCTGTGGCTGCAGCACACCTCGGCCTCGTTGACGATCAACGAGAATGCCGACCCGGCGGTTCGCCGAGACTTCGAGCGGTTTTTCAATGCGCTGGTGCCGCAAGGCGCGGCGGGATATGAACACAACGACGAAGGTCCGGATGATCTGCCGGCGCACTTCAAGGGCAGCCTGTTGGGCTGCCAGCTGAGTCTGCCGATCAAGGCCGGCCGCTTGGCGATAGGAACATGGCAAGGCGTTTATCTGGGCGAGCACCGTGATCATGGCGGTGCCCGTAAAGTCCTCGCCACCTTGCACGGTGATGGGGCATAA
- a CDS encoding accessory factor UbiK family protein, which translates to MLAPKDLLDALSGHASRLFSGDTPLPRNEIESQFKALLQSGFSKLDLVSREEFDSQMVVLARTRARLESLEAKVAELEARLTPPTE; encoded by the coding sequence ATGCTCGCGCCCAAAGACCTCCTCGACGCCCTGAGCGGCCACGCCTCTCGACTGTTCAGCGGTGACACCCCGCTGCCCCGCAATGAAATCGAAAGCCAGTTCAAGGCGCTGTTGCAGAGCGGCTTCAGCAAGCTCGATCTGGTTAGCCGGGAAGAGTTCGATAGCCAGATGGTCGTGCTGGCCCGTACGCGAGCGCGCCTGGAAAGCCTGGAGGCCAAGGTTGCAGAGCTGGAAGCACGCCTGACGCCGCCCACCGAATAA